One region of Strongyloides ratti genome assembly S_ratti_ED321, chromosome : X genomic DNA includes:
- a CDS encoding Dgp-1 translates to MNSDENKAALVASLFNSNDDSLESEFSLFGDEAAKETCLDSQFLIRMNPEAIQRYKDHLKEQLLAGEGETIIEVGKSLEEEMDEEKGLSRDKLEIAKRNHELIIKEMGAVNKNLMTKVMRANKCTEIVLVREKTVETDFIEVRVAVVGNVDAGKSTLLGVLTHNALDDGRGQARQKLFRHKHEFETGRTSSVSNDILGFDIDGNIVNNPDSHNGHLDWTNICRESAKVITFIDLAGHEKYLKTTIFGMTGHMPDYSMIMIGANAGIIGTTREHLTIALSLNVPVFAVVTKIDMCPENILSQTIQNLNKLMKSPGARKRPIIVNNENDVIECAINFYNGKVCPIFQVSNVTGKNIDLLRKFLNIIPLLRKHSTDGPPEFQIDEIYTVGGVGTVISGTCISGVVSLNDTMLLGPDPVGKYITVPIKSIHRKRLPVSCVKAGQTASFAMRKIPRKDVRKGMVLLSPTITPISCYEFVAEIVILHHPTTITFNYQAMVHVGSVRQTAQIIKMGKDVLRTGDRDVVTFRFIRHPEYLRLGTRLVFREGRAKAVGKIINVIPYQGIAPIKSSKPFKQKQLNQQISKITISKNTQGHYQKSKSTFANKK, encoded by the coding sequence ATGAATTCTGATGAAAATAAAGCTGCCTTAGTAGCTTCACTTTTTAATAGTAATGATGATTCATTAGAGAGTGAATTTAGTCTATTTGGTGATGAAGCCGCAAAAGAAACATGTCTTGATTCGCAATTCCTTATTAGAATGAATCCAGAAGCTATTCAAAGATATAAAGATCATTTAAAAGAACAATTATTAGCTGGTGAGGGTGAAACAATTATTGAAGTAGGAAAAAGTCTTGAAGAAGAAATGGATGAAGAGAAAGGATTATCACGTGATAAACTTGAAATTGCCAAAAGAAATCAcgaattaattataaaagaaatgggggcagttaataaaaatttaatgacaAAAGTTATGAGAGCAAATAAATGCACAGAAATTGTATTAGTAAGAGAAAAGACAGTTGAAACAGATTTTATTGAAGTTCGTGTGGCTGTTGTTGGAAATGTTGATGCTGGTAAAAGTACATTACTAGGTGTTCTAACACATAATGCATTAGATGATGGTAGAGGACAAGCaagacaaaaattatttcgtCATAAACATGAATTTGAAACTGGAAGAACATCATCAGTTAGTAATGATATTTTAGGATTTGATATTGATGGAAATATTGTCAATAATCCAGATTCTCATAATGGACATTTAGATTGGACAAATATATGTAGAGAATCTGCAAAAGTAATCACTTTTATTGATCTCGCTGGacatgaaaaatatttaaaaacaacaaTTTTTGGTATGACAGGACATATGCCTGATTATTCAATGATTATGATTGGAGCAAATGCTGGAATTATTGGTACAACAAGAGAACATTTAACAATTgctttatcattaaatgtaCCAGTATTTGCTGTTGTTACAAAAATTGATATGTGTccagaaaatattttatcacaaACAATTCAAaacttaaataaattaatgaaaagTCCTGGCGCTAGAAAAAGGCCAATTATagttaataatgaaaatgatgTTATTGAATGTgcaataaacttttataatggAAAAGTTTGCCCAATTTTTCAAGTATCTAATGTTACAGGAAAAAACATTGATTtgttaagaaaatttttaaatataataccATTATTAAGAAAACATTCAACAGATGGGCCACCAGAATTTCAAATCGATGAAATTTATACTGTTGGTGGTGTTGGAACTGTCATTTCTGGAACATGTATATCAGGTGTTGTATCATTAAATGATACAATGTTATTAGGTCCTGATCCAGTTGGTAAATATATAACAGTACCAATAAAATCTATTCATCGCAAAAGATTACCAGTTTCATGTGTTAAAGCAGGACAAACAGCATCATTTGCAATGAGAAAAATACCTAGAAAAGATGTTAGAAAAGGAATGGTATTATTATCACCAACAATAACTCCAATATCATGTTATGAATTTGTTGCTGAAATTGTTATATTACATCATCCAACAacaataacatttaattatCAAGCAATGGTACATGTTGGATCAGTTAGACAAACAgctcaaataataaaaatgggAAAAGATGTTTTACGTACAGGTGATAGAGATGTCGTTACATTTAGATTTATAAGACATCCAGAATATCTTCGCCTTGGAACACGTTTAGTTTTTAGAGAAGGCCGTGCAAAAGCTGttggtaaaataataaatgtaatacCATATCAAGGCATAGCACCAATTAAATCATCAAAACCatttaaacaaaaacaattaaatcaacaaatatcaaaaataactatatctaaaaatacaCAAGGACATTATCAAAAATCAAAATCAACTTttgcaaataaaaaataa